ACTACCGATTGACTTTCTTTGCGTGTAAGTACCAGCATGCTAATCACACTCCTTTGTGATTCTGTTGACCACCCTCTTTCGTGAACACCCTGCCTTCCCTGGCAGTTGACCAACCAGCAGAATTGCTGCATTTTGATGTTAACGTTGGTGTGCCTTTGTGTTTGCTTCATTTTGAAGCACCTAATTATATAGTCGGTGGGTGGGGGGCTGGACTTTAGGGTTTGTCTAAAATATTTTGCTAACTATTATTGGCGGGAAAGATGGGGTATGCTAGCACTGTGCTGCAATTTGTGGCCAGAGCAAAGCCTTTGACTGCATTACCAGCAACCTGCGGTATAATATTTTGTGTGGAAAGCAATAAACTCCCTCCGGCAGCTTCGCTGCCACCTCCCTCGTCGAGGGAGGTTTTGGTGCTACCGTTTGCTGGGAGGGCAATTTAAGGAGTTCCTGGTGGTTGGTTTGCCCTATGTTGAGCTGATTAAACTATGGCGGGCCAAGGGAATGTCCCCGGAGAAGGTAAAGGAAATATGGGGCAGAATTTTGGAAATAAAGTCCATTTTATAGGAATGGACTTTTTTCGGGCTTCCCTTTGGGCATAGGAAAGTTTAGCCTTTGGGTTTGCTCTGGCAGATATCCTGTAAGAAAAATTGTGCCAGTCGAAAGCCTTTGTGCAATCCTTCGCGGAAGGTAGCCGTCATGGTCAGGGCATTTAGGTTATTGATGACATCCTCGTATCGGGATATTAACTCACTTATGGGACCGTCGTGGGTGGCTGCCAATTCAGCTAACTGCCGGCGGAGGCTCTCATAGGTTTGTTCCAATTGCTGGTATTTATTTTGCTCTTCTTGGTTGAGCAGGAATTTGGATTGTTCTTCGTCGAAGGTAATTTCTTCTATGGGGTTAGGAAGTAAATAATCAAGAACAGGTATTTTCATAGTAATTTCAGCTTGGGTACTACAACTGCCAAATCAAAAATTCGGCAGTGAGACCTGGCTGACCTCCTTTATATCCGGGTATACCTACTTGGAAAGTAGCCGAGAAACCAGTGCCAGCACCAGCGCCAGCGGCACCAGTTACGCCACCATCTAAAGTAATAGTTTCATTTAAACCGGTAGCTCCTGTAATATCACCGGTAAAGGCTACAGTAAGGGCTGATGGCGCTGCGTCACCAGTAGCATTATCAATTAGGTTTTGAATAGCGGTAGCATCATATGTGTCACCGTCTACAAGTGATATTGTCAATGTATCACCGGCCCAAACTGCTCCTGCTGCTGTATCTTCAGTGAATTATGGTTTTCGGTAGTAACAGTTGGGAGTTTAGGTGTTGCTTCATATCGTAGCTAGAATAATGCCTCGCATCCTAAAACGAGCTTTATCGAGTTTTGGATTATCTAAAACTACCTGGATTTAGGCAAACAAGGGGCTATCGCACAAAACCATGTGGTTCATTGTGCAATAGCCCCTTGTTAACCTTAGGCATATCGATCCAATTCATTGCCCTTCTGGGGTTCTGCTTTATTAAGTAGTTCCTCAACTTCCTCCGGGGACAATTCAATTTCCCTGCCATCCCTGGCTTTAAGTTTAACTTTAGGTGGTTTACTATCTTTAACCAGTTTAAACTCAATACCTAAATTAAACATCTTGGCAAGTTGGTTAAGATGTTCAACAGCCTTGTTCAAATCCTTGGCCGAAAGGAGTTTTTTACAGACTTCCTGCGCCTGCATGTCCACCGGGTCCGGCAAGGGCTTAACTCTGTTAGCAAAATCACTAAATTTTGTGGCTATCTCCTGGGCAATAAGGTTTTGCAGACCACCTGCGCCAATTTTCATGGAAACTCACCAACTTTAGAAACCTAAATTACCGAAGGAAGTCTAATAGAGAAGTACTAAGAATCTTTGCCCCCACTGCCAGGGAAGCATTATAGGCTAATTCCTGTTGTGCCGCTTCTATGGACAGTCTGGCTACGTCTGCCCCCTCAATTTTTTCCATAGATTGCGTGAGTTTAACTTCCTGATCCAGCAACTGATCTTGCAATGATTCGAAATGCCTTACCCTGGCACCTTCGGCAACCCTTTGCTGCAAGATGTGATCGCTTTGTTGGCTTAATTTAGCGATTAATTCATCAACTTTTTGCTTAAAATCAGGAATACTGTCATCCCTAAAGAGATCCCGGGCAGCAAATAAAACATCAAAAATGCCTTGATCTGCTTCACCCTTTACATTAGCATGATCATATACGGTTTTGGGCCCGGCTGTATTCTGGTCTACATTACCAAACAAGCCCTTTGTGCCAAAGGAAAAATTATACTCGGCACCATCATTAGCCTTTTGGGCAAACTGAATTTCCAGGCCGGCTAAATCTGGATCTGTGACGGTAAGTTTATTGTTGGCATCCAATGCGAATTCACTATCGACGAAATCTCTGGTAACCGAACCATTCTTCAGTTGTCCGTTGATGATTACTTTGCCGGGACTGGCTGAAAGATCCAGCTTAAAGTTTAAAGTGCCACTAAAGCCCTGGTCGGATAATCCACTGAGAATATCCGGCGGTGGAACTGTTTTGGCTGCATTATTGAGTAGATCGTAACCAATTCCAATGGTAACCCCCGGAGTGTCAATGCGATAATCAGTTCCCGCCAGCACCTCACGGTAAACCCCGTGTAAATCTCCCTTGTAGTAAATGACATCCCCCTGTCTTTCAAAGGGTGGGTTTCCGTTAGTGGTCCCGGCATAGATATATTTACCGCCCACGGTGGAGTTTCCTAAATCAACCACCTGGTCAATCATTTTGTCAATCTGCTCGGCGATGGCTTTTCTATCTTCCGAGTTATAAGTGTCGTTGGCACCTTGCAGGGTTAGTTCCTGAACTTTTTTCAGGACGTCGCCCAGGGTTCCCATGGCCGCATCATTCATATCCAGATAAGATAAACCATCATCAATATTTCTCGCATACTGTTCGTTATAGGACAGGGTATTCTTAATGGACAGCAGTTGCCCCAGCATATTGGGGTCATCGCTTGGTCTTAACATTCTTTTGCTGGTAGCAATTTGTTCCTGGCTTCTGGCTAACTTACTGAGGTTATTCTGGATGTTATTGAGCATGTTGTTAGCCATATACCTATTGGTTATTCTCATGATTACCTACCCCCTGGATAGACGGTTAATGACCACATCCAGCATACCGTCAATGGTGTTAATCATACGGGCTGAAGCCATATAGCCATACTGGAACTGAATCATTTTGGTTAATTCTTCGTCCGTGGATACACCGGAAACAGAATCCCGCAAACTGGTAATCTGTTGCTTAATGGCTTGGTTGTTGGCAGCCAGGCCATCAGAAGTTTTCGATTTGTTACCCACAACGGTTACTAACTCGCTGAAATACTCCTCTAGATTATAGGGTATGGCAGCGGACATATCCTTGTCCCGCAAGTTTGCCATAGCTCTCGCCCTTGTCCCGTCCAGCAGGGCCGGCGTTGTGTTCAGGGTCTGATTTACTTTAAAGGTACCCGAGGCTAAATCTCCTTCATAAAAGGTAGCTACACCGACATCTTGAATGTTATCATAAAGAAATTTGGCAATTTCTCCCAGTCTGTCTTTATAGTCAATAATATCCTGTCTGGCTTTTTCAGCACCTAAAAGGCCGCCTCCCAAGTTGTAATCCCCAGCATTAGCAGTTAAATTAAAGTCTTCTGCCGGGGTTTTATTATACCGGAGAAGTATATCATCATTTATGTCTATTTCCAGTGAAAACTGACTTAGATTTTGCAGATCAATGTTAATGCCAAAAAAGGTTAGATTAGAAATATTACCGGTTAATGGATCCTCCGTTAGTGTAACTGGACCAATTTCGCTCAGTTGTTCAAGCTTTTGATCTCTTAAATCTAGTAAGTCATTGGGCTGTTGCCCTAAGCTAGTGATCTTTTTAATGGTCTCGGATAAGCTACTAATTTCGGACAATAAATTATTAATCTGCGTGGTCAGTTGGTACATCTTACCGGTATTATTGGTGCTGTCATAAATACTATTTTGAATATCTGTTAATTGGCTATAGGTGGAGGACATTAAAGCAGCCAGTTCATCCCCAACCTGCACCACTGCTGCCTTGATGCCGGAATCCTGAGGTGTATTGTTTAAATCCATCCAAGCCTTAAAAAAGTCGACAATTCTTTGACCTATACCGGCTCCGGCTGGTTCAGCAAATAACGCCTCAGCCCTCTGATGAAAGGAGATTTGTTCGTTCCAGTAAGCATAGTCGGTGGTGGCTTGTCTTACGTTGTTATCAAGATACTCATCCTTCACCCGACGTATCATTTCCACCAGAGAACCGGTACCAAATTGTCCCGGTGTTACGGATGTATTTATATCTGGACTGGTATAGGGAGAGGATGCCTTGATGACAGCCTCCTGCCTAGAATAACCCGGGGTACTGGCATTAGCCAGGTTATGCCCGGTGATGTCCAGGGCCTGCTGATGTACATTCATTCCTCTGCGTGCAGTCTCTATTCCAAACCAAGTTCCACCTGGCATATGATTCCCACCTATCTAAATCGATTTATCAAACAAGGACCGATTACCGGATTGTTTAACTACCTCACCGGACCTTTGGTAAGTACTGTTATCCTTAGGTTGCATAATGTTCTTTAATTGTTGGGTAAACATAAGTCCTCTTTTAGCCATAATATCGTTTAATTTTAGAATGTCCTTTAACTGTGCTAGGTTGTTATTAATTGTCAGGGACAGGTCGTTTATTTCTTGAACCACTTTTTGCTGCGCAGTGTGTTGCAAAATATGGCTGAGGGTACTTTCTGCCGGCAGCCCTAAGCTTAATGCTAGTTCTGTTTGAATTTCCTTTCTGGTTTCGTCCTGTGTTTGCAGTATATTACTTTTGTTCTCCAGTTGCTTGACAACTGCCAGTATTTGATTGGCATTGTTCTCTTTCATCGCCAGGGTATGTTCCTGGGCTAAGGAAACCAGTTCCAGTACCGTCTCCTGTTGCTTTATCAGAATATCCTTTAGCTTAAAAAATAAAGACTCCATCTGCACCATCCTTTAAATCTCTTTGTCCAGGAGCCTCTCTTGCAGTATGCCCTTTGCAATTTTATGGGGATCCGGCTGATAGGTGCCGGATTTAACTTCTTTACTGAGCCTGTTAACTAAGTCTTCCCGTACTTCGGGGAGATTTTTTAAAGCTACTTCTATTTCCTTTTTAAAGGTTGCCTCTTTGGAAAGCTGCACGGTATCACCTTGGTTTGAACTGACTTTGGGTTTACCGTTGGCAGCCTGATTACGGTTATAGGCCTTGAGTGCCTCGGTGGGTTTAAAGCCGGTTCCTGATATTTTCATATTGATCACACCTTTTTCTCTATCTGGTAACATTATCGGCAGGTCAAGGTCTTAACTTTACATTAATATTTAAAAAAACGCTTGAATTTCCTGGGCAATTTGTGGTAAGGGAACTATCTTTTGGGCTGCTCCCAAATCAATGGCAGCCTTGGGCATACCGTAGACCACACAGGTGCTTTCGTGTTCGGCAATGGTGGGGCCGCCCTGTTCCTTAATGCTGAGCATACCCTGGGCACCGTCCCGGCCCATGCCGGTGAGGAGTACGCCAAGGGCACGGCAGCCGTAGACCTCGGCGGCGGATTTCATCACCCAATCCACCGAGGGGCGAAAGCCGCCCGGGGCCAGGGGTTGTCCCTGGTTACTGAGGGTAACGATGGCACCATTGCCACGGGGTCGGAAATTTAGATCAAAACCAGCCGGGGCTATGAGTACCTGGCCGGGTTTTACTTCATCCCCTTCTTCGGCATGGCGAACGGTGATGGCACTCTTTTTGTCCAAGTGCTCGGCCATAGATTTAGAAAAGCCCACCGGTATATGCTGAACAACCACTACGCCGGCGGGCAGATTGGCAGGTAGGTAGGGAATAATTTGCTGCAGGGCAGCAGGACCGCCAGTGGAGCAACCAATGACCACCAGGTCTATTTTACCGCATACCTGTTTGCGTCTAATGGGAGTCTGGGCAGGTTTGGGCGGCAGCGGGGTCTTGGGTCTGGGCAACGGGGGTGGCGTAGTTTTCACCACCCGGCGCAGAGAAACCCTGGCCGCCACCTTAAGCTTGCTTTTGAGGTCTTCCACCATTCTGGGCAGGTCTGCGGAAGTGCTGGGTTTGGACACAAAGTCCACCGCACCGGCGGACAGAGCATCCATGGTGGCCCGGGCACCCTCGTGGGTGTGGGCGCTGAGCATCACCGTCGGGGTGGGGCATTCCACCATCATGCGACGCAGGGTAGCTATGCCATCCAGTTTAGGCATTTCCACATCCAGGGAAACCACATCGGGCTTGAGGGTTTTAATAAGCTGCAAGGCTTCCAGGCCATCGGCAGCGGTACCAATAACCTTTATGCTTTTATCCTCCTCCAACAGGCGACTGATTAGCCGCCGCATTAAGGAGGAATCATCAACCACTAAGACTTTAACCTGCAGCATAGGCTGTCTCCTCGGTTCCCAGATCCTTCACCAGGCCACGCACGTCCACAATGAGGGCTACTTTGCCGTCACCCAGGATGCAGGCACCGGATAAACCGTGAACTTGACCCAGGTAATCACCCAATGACTTAATCACAATTTCCTGTTCACCCAGGAGTTTATCCACCACCACGGCAATACGCTTGTCGCCGGAACCCAGGATAACCACAAACATTTTGCTATCCTCGGCACAGTCCGGGCAGTTAAACATTTGTCCCAAGCGAACCAGGGGCAGGATACGCTCCCGTACTACGATTACCTCGTTGTTACCAATACGGCGAATATCTTTATCGGTAATACGGATGGTTTCGGATACGTTGGTCAAGGGAAAAGCATAGACTTGCTTACCCAAGGTAATCATCAGGGCACGAATAATGGCCAAAGTCAAGGGCAAGCGAATGGTGATGGTGGTGCCGGCACCAAGTTTGGTGTCCAATTCCACCGTACCATTGATTTGCTCAATGGCTGTGTTCACCACATCCATACCCACACCACGACCGGAG
This region of Desulforamulus ferrireducens genomic DNA includes:
- a CDS encoding flagellar protein FlaG, with product MKIGAGGLQNLIAQEIATKFSDFANRVKPLPDPVDMQAQEVCKKLLSAKDLNKAVEHLNQLAKMFNLGIEFKLVKDSKPPKVKLKARDGREIELSPEEVEELLNKAEPQKGNELDRYA
- the flgL gene encoding flagellar hook-associated protein FlgL — its product is MRITNRYMANNMLNNIQNNLSKLARSQEQIATSKRMLRPSDDPNMLGQLLSIKNTLSYNEQYARNIDDGLSYLDMNDAAMGTLGDVLKKVQELTLQGANDTYNSEDRKAIAEQIDKMIDQVVDLGNSTVGGKYIYAGTTNGNPPFERQGDVIYYKGDLHGVYREVLAGTDYRIDTPGVTIGIGYDLLNNAAKTVPPPDILSGLSDQGFSGTLNFKLDLSASPGKVIINGQLKNGSVTRDFVDSEFALDANNKLTVTDPDLAGLEIQFAQKANDGAEYNFSFGTKGLFGNVDQNTAGPKTVYDHANVKGEADQGIFDVLFAARDLFRDDSIPDFKQKVDELIAKLSQQSDHILQQRVAEGARVRHFESLQDQLLDQEVKLTQSMEKIEGADVARLSIEAAQQELAYNASLAVGAKILSTSLLDFLR
- the flgK gene encoding flagellar hook-associated protein FlgK yields the protein MPGGTWFGIETARRGMNVHQQALDITGHNLANASTPGYSRQEAVIKASSPYTSPDINTSVTPGQFGTGSLVEMIRRVKDEYLDNNVRQATTDYAYWNEQISFHQRAEALFAEPAGAGIGQRIVDFFKAWMDLNNTPQDSGIKAAVVQVGDELAALMSSTYSQLTDIQNSIYDSTNNTGKMYQLTTQINNLLSEISSLSETIKKITSLGQQPNDLLDLRDQKLEQLSEIGPVTLTEDPLTGNISNLTFFGINIDLQNLSQFSLEIDINDDILLRYNKTPAEDFNLTANAGDYNLGGGLLGAEKARQDIIDYKDRLGEIAKFLYDNIQDVGVATFYEGDLASGTFKVNQTLNTTPALLDGTRARAMANLRDKDMSAAIPYNLEEYFSELVTVVGNKSKTSDGLAANNQAIKQQITSLRDSVSGVSTDEELTKMIQFQYGYMASARMINTIDGMLDVVINRLSRG
- the flgN gene encoding flagellar export chaperone FlgN yields the protein MESLFFKLKDILIKQQETVLELVSLAQEHTLAMKENNANQILAVVKQLENKSNILQTQDETRKEIQTELALSLGLPAESTLSHILQHTAQQKVVQEINDLSLTINNNLAQLKDILKLNDIMAKRGLMFTQQLKNIMQPKDNSTYQRSGEVVKQSGNRSLFDKSI
- the flgM gene encoding flagellar biosynthesis anti-sigma factor FlgM: MKISGTGFKPTEALKAYNRNQAANGKPKVSSNQGDTVQLSKEATFKKEIEVALKNLPEVREDLVNRLSKEVKSGTYQPDPHKIAKGILQERLLDKEI
- a CDS encoding protein-glutamate methylesterase/protein-glutamine glutaminase; the protein is MLQVKVLVVDDSSLMRRLISRLLEEDKSIKVIGTAADGLEALQLIKTLKPDVVSLDVEMPKLDGIATLRRMMVECPTPTVMLSAHTHEGARATMDALSAGAVDFVSKPSTSADLPRMVEDLKSKLKVAARVSLRRVVKTTPPPLPRPKTPLPPKPAQTPIRRKQVCGKIDLVVIGCSTGGPAALQQIIPYLPANLPAGVVVVQHIPVGFSKSMAEHLDKKSAITVRHAEEGDEVKPGQVLIAPAGFDLNFRPRGNGAIVTLSNQGQPLAPGGFRPSVDWVMKSAAEVYGCRALGVLLTGMGRDGAQGMLSIKEQGGPTIAEHESTCVVYGMPKAAIDLGAAQKIVPLPQIAQEIQAFF